One Tissierellales bacterium genomic region harbors:
- a CDS encoding Asp23/Gls24 family envelope stress response protein, with protein sequence MVAKVKQDLGYISIDDNVIATLAGLSAMESYGIVGMASKNTTDGLFELLKWENLAKGIKVNTKDNRVLVDLFVILEYGINISVVAENIIEKVKFNVENLTGLEVEKVNVFVQDIRVQK encoded by the coding sequence ATGGTGGCGAAGGTAAAACAAGATTTAGGTTATATTAGTATAGATGATAATGTAATTGCAACCTTAGCAGGACTTTCAGCCATGGAGAGTTATGGAATAGTAGGTATGGCTAGTAAAAATACAACTGATGGACTATTTGAATTGCTAAAATGGGAAAATTTAGCCAAAGGAATAAAAGTTAATACAAAAGATAATAGAGTATTAGTGGACTTATTCGTTATTTTAGAATATGGTATAAATATTTCTGTTGTAGCTGAAAATATTATTGAGAAGGTAAAATTCAATGTGGAAAATTTAACAGGATTAGAGGTAGAGAAAGTAAATGTTTTTGTACAGGATATTAGGGTGCAAAAGTAG
- the rpmB gene encoding 50S ribosomal protein L28, whose protein sequence is MGKVCSVCGKGKIYGSKVSFSNRRSNRNWKPNIRKVKATVDGTTKRINVCTDCLKSGRVERAL, encoded by the coding sequence ATGGGAAAAGTTTGTTCAGTTTGTGGAAAAGGAAAAATATATGGAAGTAAAGTCTCTTTTTCAAATAGGAGAAGTAATAGAAATTGGAAACCAAATATAAGAAAAGTAAAAGCTACAGTAGACGGAACTACTAAGAGAATTAATGTATGTACTGATTGTTTAAAATCAGGTCGTGTAGAAAGAGCATTATAA
- a CDS encoding thiamine diphosphokinase has protein sequence MIGLIIGSGEIKNYNVLIDLAKTADYVICADGGANHLINIGINPDLVVGDLDSIDENTLKNLKETNVEINKFPKEKDYTDTELAIKYLMDKKVDKIILVGVTGSRFDHTLANIFLLRRLLEKGIEGQILSHKNTIYITDKKFVLEKEEGYFVSIIPLNDEGAVVTLKGFKYETDKEEFSFSSTYGISNKIIEKRGIIEIHKGTCLVIVSKD, from the coding sequence ATGATAGGACTTATTATAGGAAGTGGAGAAATAAAAAATTATAATGTATTAATAGATTTAGCTAAAACAGCGGATTATGTAATTTGTGCGGATGGAGGAGCAAATCATTTAATTAATATTGGTATTAATCCAGATTTAGTAGTTGGTGATTTGGATTCTATTGACGAGAATACATTAAAAAACTTAAAGGAAACTAATGTAGAAATAAATAAATTTCCTAAGGAAAAAGATTATACAGATACAGAATTAGCAATTAAATATTTAATGGATAAAAAGGTTGATAAGATAATACTTGTAGGTGTAACTGGAAGTAGATTTGACCATACTTTAGCTAATATATTCTTGCTAAGAAGATTATTAGAGAAAGGAATTGAAGGCCAAATACTTAGCCATAAAAATACAATATATATTACAGATAAAAAATTTGTTTTGGAAAAGGAAGAGGGTTATTTTGTTTCTATTATTCCTTTAAATGATGAGGGTGCAGTAGTCACTTTGAAAGGTTTTAAATATGAAACAGATAAAGAGGAATTTTCTTTTTCTTCTACCTATGGTATAAGTAACAAAATAATAGAAAAAAGAGGTATTATAGAGATTCATAAAGGGACTTGTTTAGTTATTGTGTCAAAAGATTAA
- the thiT gene encoding energy-coupled thiamine transporter ThiT produces the protein MNNKKWSVNMLAEGGVMIALSVLLSYIIVYQAPHGGSVTAGSMIPIMFFAMRWGVGPGVFVGAIYGVLHFILKPYFYHPVQFLLDYPIAYGFLGMAGIATIKKTKDMDGKDYFKVVFAVLLAIFGRMVSHLLSGIIFFAEYAGDQNPWIYSIIYNGQYLLPEFIISSIILVLLWKPLSRIEK, from the coding sequence ATGAATAATAAAAAGTGGAGCGTTAATATGCTGGCTGAGGGGGGAGTTATGATTGCATTATCGGTTTTATTAAGCTATATAATAGTATATCAAGCTCCCCACGGAGGATCTGTTACAGCAGGAAGTATGATTCCAATCATGTTTTTTGCTATGAGATGGGGAGTTGGGCCAGGGGTATTTGTTGGTGCTATATATGGAGTATTACATTTTATTTTAAAACCTTATTTTTACCACCCAGTACAATTCTTATTAGATTATCCTATTGCTTATGGTTTTTTGGGTATGGCTGGAATAGCTACTATAAAGAAAACCAAAGATATGGATGGAAAGGATTATTTTAAAGTAGTTTTTGCAGTGCTGTTAGCTATTTTTGGAAGAATGGTTTCTCATTTATTATCTGGAATAATATTCTTTGCTGAATATGCAGGAGACCAAAATCCTTGGATTTATTCTATTATATATAATGGGCAATATTTATTACCAGAATTCATTATTTCATCAATTATTTTGGTGCTTTTGTGGAAACCTCTAAGTAGAATTGAAAAGTAA
- the rpe gene encoding ribulose-phosphate 3-epimerase: MAKISPSILSSNFSKLDSEIKKIEKGGADLVHLDVMDGIFVPNITFGAPIVKEIRKTTSLPFDVHLMVDRPERFIEDFVKAGANIITVHEEASIHLHRTIQEIKGFGVKAGVAINPSTPLNAIEYILDDVDMILIMTVNPGFGGQAFIPSMEKKIKELRKIINDRELDVEIEVDGGIKLENAKEIIDFGVDILVVGSAIFNEEDIIENTKAFKAL, from the coding sequence GTGGCAAAAATTTCTCCCTCAATTTTGTCTTCTAATTTTAGTAAGCTAGATAGTGAAATAAAGAAAATCGAAAAAGGTGGGGCGGACTTAGTTCATCTAGATGTAATGGATGGTATATTTGTTCCTAATATTACTTTTGGTGCTCCTATAGTAAAAGAAATAAGGAAAACTACTTCACTACCTTTTGATGTGCATTTAATGGTAGATAGACCAGAAAGGTTTATTGAAGATTTCGTTAAGGCGGGAGCTAATATTATAACTGTTCATGAAGAGGCATCTATACACCTTCATAGAACTATTCAAGAAATTAAAGGCTTTGGAGTTAAGGCTGGGGTTGCTATTAATCCATCTACCCCTTTAAATGCGATAGAATATATTTTAGATGATGTAGATATGATTCTTATAATGACAGTAAACCCAGGTTTTGGAGGACAGGCTTTCATACCAAGTATGGAAAAGAAAATTAAAGAATTAAGAAAAATAATTAATGATAGAGAACTAGATGTTGAAATTGAAGTAGATGGTGGAATTAAATTAGAAAATGCAAAAGAAATAATAGACTTTGGTGTAGATATATTAGTAGTTGGTTCTGCAATATTTAATGAGGAAGATATAATAGAAAACACAAAAGCCTTTAAAGCTTTATAA
- the rsgA gene encoding ribosome small subunit-dependent GTPase A, producing the protein MLEGIIIKGIGGFYYVKTDEGIYESRARGVFREEKITPLIGDRVKIRINPEDNTGYIEEIKNRESQLLRPPVANVKQAIVVMSVKKPNINYWLLDRFLLSIEHEKLNAVICINKTDLITDSEKKEIKKIYEKIGYKVIFTSTVDNAGIDELKDVLKDEVTVLAGPSGVGKSSLLNVIQPDLKLETGGISNKTKRGKHTTRHVELLELDMGGYVLDTPGFSALDLSFINKKEELRNYFKEMKDVNYLCRFDSCLHEKEPDCEIKNRLGTGVISNSRYKNYLKFLNEIENIRRY; encoded by the coding sequence ATGCTTGAAGGTATAATAATAAAAGGTATCGGTGGCTTTTATTATGTAAAAACTGATGAAGGAATTTATGAATCTAGGGCTAGGGGAGTTTTTAGAGAAGAAAAAATAACTCCCTTAATAGGAGATAGAGTTAAAATCAGAATTAATCCAGAGGATAATACTGGTTATATCGAAGAAATAAAAAACAGGGAGTCTCAATTATTGAGGCCTCCTGTTGCTAATGTAAAACAGGCTATTGTAGTTATGAGTGTTAAGAAACCTAATATTAATTATTGGCTTTTAGATAGATTCTTACTTTCTATTGAGCATGAAAAATTAAATGCCGTTATATGCATCAATAAAACTGATTTAATAACAGATAGTGAAAAGAAGGAAATAAAAAAGATTTATGAAAAAATAGGTTATAAAGTTATTTTTACTAGTACTGTAGATAATGCAGGAATTGATGAATTAAAAGATGTCTTAAAAGATGAAGTGACTGTTTTAGCAGGTCCTTCAGGTGTGGGAAAATCCTCCTTATTAAATGTTATACAACCAGATTTAAAATTAGAAACTGGAGGAATTAGTAATAAAACTAAAAGGGGAAAACATACTACAAGACATGTAGAATTACTAGAACTTGATATGGGAGGTTATGTACTAGATACTCCTGGTTTTAGTGCACTAGATTTAAGCTTTATAAATAAAAAAGAAGAATTAAGAAATTATTTTAAGGAAATGAAAGATGTCAATTATTTATGTCGATTTGATAGTTGCTTACATGAAAAAGAGCCTGATTGTGAAATAAAGAACAGGCTAGGAACAGGAGTAATAAGTAATAGTCGTTATAAAAATTATTTAAAATTTCTAAATGAAATAGAAAATATAAGGAGGTATTAA